One genomic segment of [Phormidium] sp. ETS-05 includes these proteins:
- a CDS encoding AI-2E family transporter: MNLGQWIGLLAFILSLYILWQIKQILLLAFAAVVLATALNRLARYLQRRLTIKRSGAVFLAISSLILVFVIFGLLIVPPFGQEFQQLTQRVPEGINKGIERLNDWFEQLQYQFSGELGQLVLEKVKVEDLLQQLRNLVNQLAEGSGSFIGSTVGFVGNTVAVFFGFLLVVILSIMIVAEPLAYRRAFIRLFPSFYRRRVEEILDRCDEALGGWMIGMLVSMTVIAVCSWVGLSLLGVRLAVANGVLAGLFNFIPNIGPTLSVIPPIAISLIDAPWKCGAVLLLYIGLQQLESHFLTPFVMAQQVALLPALTLLSQLFFATFFGFLGLVLALPLTVVAQVWLQEVLIKDVLDKWQVYPRTGRLGEGETRGPGGSVETVATVATVGTVGTVESNLPPLPTPPTPPTPPPPAPDDRAPTTENT, encoded by the coding sequence GTGAACCTAGGTCAATGGATTGGCTTACTAGCTTTCATCCTTTCCCTATACATTTTGTGGCAGATTAAGCAAATACTACTCCTAGCATTTGCCGCCGTTGTCTTAGCCACAGCCTTAAATCGGTTAGCCCGATATTTGCAACGCCGTTTGACCATCAAGCGCAGCGGAGCCGTATTCCTGGCCATTAGCAGCTTGATTCTCGTATTCGTCATCTTTGGATTGCTCATCGTTCCCCCCTTTGGCCAAGAGTTCCAACAGCTCACCCAAAGAGTCCCCGAAGGCATCAACAAAGGCATTGAGCGGTTAAACGATTGGTTTGAACAGCTCCAATATCAGTTTTCCGGCGAACTCGGGCAATTGGTTCTGGAAAAAGTGAAAGTAGAAGACCTGCTCCAACAACTGAGAAATCTGGTAAATCAGCTAGCGGAGGGGTCTGGTTCCTTTATCGGTAGTACCGTGGGATTCGTCGGCAACACCGTCGCCGTGTTCTTCGGCTTTTTGCTGGTGGTGATTTTATCCATAATGATTGTGGCAGAACCCCTGGCATACCGCCGCGCCTTCATCCGCTTATTTCCCTCATTTTACCGGCGACGGGTAGAGGAAATTTTGGATCGCTGCGACGAAGCTCTCGGAGGCTGGATGATTGGGATGCTGGTGAGCATGACAGTAATCGCCGTCTGTAGCTGGGTTGGGCTATCCTTATTGGGAGTGCGTCTGGCAGTGGCAAACGGTGTATTAGCAGGATTATTCAACTTTATTCCCAATATCGGACCTACTCTCAGCGTCATCCCACCGATCGCCATATCCTTGATAGATGCGCCTTGGAAGTGCGGCGCGGTCTTGCTTTTGTATATTGGTTTGCAGCAGTTAGAAAGCCACTTTCTCACCCCCTTTGTCATGGCGCAGCAAGTCGCCCTCCTCCCGGCTCTCACTTTGCTGTCCCAGCTATTTTTCGCCACCTTCTTTGGATTTTTGGGGTTAGTCCTTGCTTTACCTCTGACTGTAGTCGCCCAAGTCTGGCTGCAAGAAGTGTTAATTAAAGATGTACTGGACAAATGGCAAGTTTATCCTAGGACGGGGAGACTCGGAGAGGGGGAGACCAGGGGACCAGGGGGAAGTGTGGAGACGGTAGCGACTGTGGCGACTGTGGGGACTGTGGGGACTGTGGAGAGTAATCTTCCCCCTCTTCCCACCCCTCCCACTCCTCCCACCCCTCCCCCACCCGCTCCAGATGACCGGGCACCAACTACTGAAAATACCTAA
- a CDS encoding CBASS cGAMP-activated phospholipase: protein MAYKILSLDGGGVRGVLAARMLVHLEQQINQPLHEYFDLIAGTSTGAMLAAAIALGLPAHEIVQLYRNKAEIVFPYESGWNFQRLPLILRFGPWAPKFSEVGLVSVIKELLGDKKIGEIEKPKLLITSYDTIEREPIIFKSWKAKFAAVSLWEACVCSTSAPTFFPAHKLEVEGKIYSAIDGGLAANNPTACAVAAALRLGRQISELQVLSLGTGDPTREIPWESASKWGSIQWIWKGRVVKVMTDAPSDIYDYITQQVIGDDGRYLRLQFPLDRKLTNKRLSDDMDDASPENIANLIEAADAYMQLPEVSQSLARLLAIGQPQLTENN from the coding sequence GTGGCTTACAAGATTTTGAGCTTGGATGGTGGCGGTGTGCGGGGAGTGCTGGCAGCGCGGATGTTGGTACATCTGGAACAACAGATCAACCAACCCCTGCACGAGTATTTTGATTTAATTGCGGGGACTTCTACGGGAGCGATGTTGGCGGCGGCGATCGCCTTGGGCCTTCCCGCCCATGAGATTGTCCAATTATACCGGAACAAAGCCGAAATCGTCTTTCCCTATGAAAGCGGCTGGAATTTCCAGCGATTGCCGCTGATATTAAGGTTCGGGCCCTGGGCACCCAAATTTTCTGAAGTCGGGTTAGTCTCGGTAATCAAAGAACTGTTGGGAGATAAAAAAATCGGAGAAATTGAGAAACCAAAACTCTTGATTACCAGCTATGATACCATAGAACGAGAACCAATAATTTTTAAAAGCTGGAAAGCAAAATTTGCCGCCGTCTCTTTGTGGGAAGCCTGTGTTTGCTCCACATCTGCTCCCACCTTTTTTCCGGCGCATAAACTGGAAGTAGAAGGCAAAATTTACAGTGCGATCGACGGGGGTTTAGCCGCCAACAACCCCACCGCTTGCGCCGTAGCCGCAGCCTTGAGACTAGGGCGGCAAATCTCAGAATTGCAGGTATTATCCCTAGGCACCGGCGACCCCACCAGGGAGATTCCTTGGGAATCTGCCAGCAAATGGGGTTCTATCCAATGGATATGGAAAGGACGAGTAGTCAAAGTAATGACCGATGCGCCATCAGACATTTATGATTACATTACCCAGCAAGTCATTGGCGATGACGGGCGGTATTTACGCTTGCAATTTCCCCTGGATAGAAAGCTAACGAATAAAAGGTTAAGTGATGACATGGATGATGCCAGTCCTGAAAACATCGCTAATTTAATCGAGGCAGCAGATGCCTATATGCAGCTACCCGAAGTTAGCCAATCCCTAGCCAGACTTTTGGCAATTGGTCAACCCCAGCTAACGGAGAATAATTGA
- the folB gene encoding dihydroneopterin aldolase has translation MDKIEISGIRCYGYTGFLPEERVLGQWFEVDLKMSLDLAAPGKTDKIEDTLDYRGTIGLVRHLVQKSRFSLLEALAEAIAAAILASDAVEEVQVRLSKLAAPIPEFGGKITVEIIRHRSEWQPQDNLG, from the coding sequence ATGGATAAGATTGAAATTTCCGGCATCAGATGCTATGGTTATACCGGTTTTTTGCCAGAGGAAAGGGTATTGGGACAATGGTTTGAGGTAGATTTAAAGATGAGCCTCGATTTGGCAGCACCGGGAAAAACTGACAAGATAGAAGATACTCTGGATTATCGCGGGACGATCGGGCTGGTGAGGCATCTGGTGCAAAAGTCCCGGTTTTCCCTACTGGAGGCATTGGCGGAAGCGATCGCCGCTGCCATCCTCGCATCAGACGCAGTGGAGGAGGTGCAAGTCAGACTGAGCAAACTCGCGGCCCCCATCCCCGAATTTGGGGGAAAAATCACAGTAGAGATTATCCGCCACCGCTCTGAATGGCAGCCACAAGACAATCTAGGTTAA
- a CDS encoding TlyA family RNA methyltransferase, with protein sequence MKGAPGKQRLDTLLVELNLCTSRQQAQRLIRAGEVMVNQQVIDKPGTEVDMGAQLQVKERSPYVSRGGEKLAKALAFFPISVTGRICLDGGISTGGFTDCLLQAGAKLVYGIDVGYGQVDWRLRNDPRVILRERTNLRYLTKSDLYSENSFIPDLGVADVSFISLTKVMPALWDLLQPPRELLLLVKPQFEVGRTRVGKKGVVRDPQAHAEAIFQVCLTGQELGWQYRGVTWSPITGPAGNIEYLLWLSMDGETVAPDLAVFGEIANAAQKQQG encoded by the coding sequence ATGAAAGGTGCGCCAGGGAAACAAAGACTGGATACCCTGTTAGTAGAGTTAAACCTCTGTACCTCGCGACAGCAGGCCCAGCGGCTGATTCGCGCCGGAGAGGTGATGGTGAATCAGCAGGTGATTGATAAACCAGGGACCGAGGTGGATATGGGGGCGCAACTACAGGTAAAAGAGCGATCGCCCTACGTGTCCCGAGGCGGCGAAAAACTCGCCAAAGCTCTGGCATTCTTCCCCATTTCCGTCACCGGTCGCATTTGCCTTGATGGCGGTATCTCCACTGGCGGTTTTACCGACTGCCTCCTGCAAGCCGGAGCCAAGTTAGTTTACGGTATCGATGTAGGTTACGGTCAGGTGGATTGGCGATTGCGCAATGACCCCCGCGTGATTTTGCGGGAACGGACTAACTTGAGATACCTAACCAAAAGCGATTTATACAGTGAAAACAGTTTCATCCCAGACCTAGGGGTGGCGGATGTTTCCTTTATTTCCCTCACCAAAGTCATGCCTGCTCTGTGGGATTTGCTGCAACCGCCTCGAGAATTACTATTGCTAGTCAAACCACAGTTTGAAGTCGGGAGAACACGTGTGGGCAAAAAAGGCGTAGTGCGAGACCCCCAAGCTCACGCCGAAGCAATTTTCCAAGTATGCTTAACCGGACAGGAATTGGGATGGCAATATCGAGGTGTCACCTGGTCTCCCATCACCGGACCGGCTGGAAATATCGAATATCTGCTCTGGTTGAGTATGGATGGGGAAACCGTCGCCCCGGATTTGGCGGTTTTTGGGGAAATTGCTAATGCAGCCCAGAAGCAGCAGGGGTAG
- the apcB gene encoding allophycocyanin subunit beta — translation MRDAVTSVIKNYDVTGRYLDRNAIDQLKSYFDTGMVRVMAAAAINANAAGLVKQAGLRLFAELPELIRPGGNAYTTRRYAACLRDMDYYLRYATYALVAGNTDVLDERVLQGLRETYNSLSVPIGPTVVGISILQELVRAEVAQAGIEPGAWVDQPFEHLKRELSEQDI, via the coding sequence ATGCGCGACGCAGTAACAAGCGTGATTAAAAACTATGACGTGACGGGTCGCTACCTGGACCGGAACGCGATCGACCAGTTAAAATCCTATTTTGACACCGGTATGGTGCGCGTGATGGCGGCGGCGGCAATTAATGCCAATGCGGCTGGTCTCGTGAAGCAAGCCGGTTTGCGTCTTTTTGCAGAGCTACCAGAGTTGATTCGTCCTGGTGGTAACGCCTACACGACTCGGCGCTATGCTGCTTGCTTGCGGGATATGGACTACTACCTGCGCTATGCTACTTATGCTCTGGTGGCCGGTAATACTGATGTTCTCGATGAGCGGGTCCTGCAAGGTTTGCGGGAAACTTACAATTCTTTGAGCGTGCCGATCGGCCCGACGGTGGTGGGGATTTCCATCCTCCAAGAGCTGGTGCGTGCGGAAGTGGCGCAAGCGGGAATTGAACCCGGAGCCTGGGTTGACCAGCCGTTTGAGCATCTCAAGCGCGAATTAAGCGAGCAAGATATCTAA
- the glnA gene encoding type I glutamate--ammonia ligase, with amino-acid sequence MPQTPQEVLNLIREKDIKIIDLKFIDTPGTWQHCSFYRDLIDEDAFTEGVAFDGSSIRGWKAINESDMSMVPDPTTAWIDPFYEEPTLSMICSIKEPRTGEWYNRCPRTIAQKAFDYLISTGIGDIAFFGPEAEFFIFDDVRFDQTQNSGYYYVDSVEGRWNSGKDEKPNLGYKPRYKEGYFPVAPTDTQQDIRTEMLLTMAACGVPIEKHHHEVATGGQNELGIRFAPLVQSADYLMTYKYVIKNVAKKYGKTVTFMPKPLFNDNGSGMHTHQSIWKGGQPLFAGDKYANLSQMALHYIGGLLKHAPALLAITNPTTNSYKRLVPGFEAPVNLAYSQGNRSASIRIPLSGNNPKAKRLEFRCPDATCNPYLAFAAMLCAGIDGIKNQIDPGDPLDVDIYDLSPEELAKVPSTPGSLLDALKALEADHEFLTTGGVFTEDFINTWIEYKLDNEVNPMRLRPHPYEFALYYDC; translated from the coding sequence ATGCCACAAACTCCACAAGAAGTCTTAAACCTGATCCGCGAGAAAGACATCAAAATCATTGACCTGAAATTCATCGACACCCCAGGGACGTGGCAACACTGCTCTTTCTATCGGGACCTGATTGATGAGGATGCCTTCACCGAAGGCGTTGCTTTCGATGGCTCCAGCATTCGCGGTTGGAAAGCCATCAACGAATCAGATATGTCGATGGTGCCAGACCCCACCACCGCCTGGATCGACCCCTTCTATGAAGAGCCGACCCTGAGCATGATTTGCAGCATCAAAGAACCCCGTACCGGCGAGTGGTACAACCGCTGCCCCCGGACGATCGCCCAAAAAGCCTTTGACTATCTCATCTCCACCGGTATTGGCGATATCGCTTTCTTTGGTCCAGAAGCCGAATTCTTCATCTTTGATGACGTGCGGTTTGACCAAACCCAAAACAGTGGCTACTACTATGTGGACTCCGTAGAAGGTCGCTGGAACTCCGGTAAAGACGAAAAGCCAAACCTAGGCTACAAACCCCGCTACAAAGAAGGTTACTTCCCCGTAGCCCCCACCGACACCCAGCAAGACATTCGCACCGAAATGCTCTTGACAATGGCCGCCTGCGGCGTTCCCATTGAAAAGCACCACCACGAAGTTGCCACCGGCGGTCAAAACGAACTAGGTATCCGCTTTGCCCCCCTAGTCCAATCTGCTGACTACCTGATGACCTACAAATACGTCATCAAAAACGTCGCCAAAAAGTACGGCAAAACCGTCACCTTCATGCCCAAGCCCCTATTTAACGACAACGGCTCCGGCATGCACACCCACCAGTCCATCTGGAAAGGTGGCCAACCCCTGTTCGCCGGTGACAAATACGCCAATTTAAGCCAAATGGCTCTTCATTATATTGGCGGTTTACTCAAGCATGCCCCCGCACTTCTGGCCATTACCAACCCAACCACCAACTCCTACAAGAGGCTAGTGCCCGGTTTTGAAGCTCCAGTGAACTTGGCTTACTCCCAAGGCAACCGCTCCGCTTCCATCCGCATCCCCCTATCGGGCAACAACCCCAAAGCCAAGCGGTTGGAATTCCGCTGCCCCGATGCTACCTGCAACCCCTACCTAGCGTTTGCAGCCATGCTTTGCGCTGGTATCGACGGCATCAAAAACCAAATCGATCCCGGCGACCCCTTGGATGTGGACATCTACGACCTCAGCCCCGAAGAGTTGGCCAAAGTGCCTTCTACTCCCGGCTCACTCCTGGATGCCCTCAAAGCTCTGGAAGCAGATCACGAGTTTCTCACCACCGGTGGGGTATTTACCGAAGACTTCATCAACACTTGGATTGAATACAAGTTGGATAATGAAGTCAACCCCATGCGTCTGCGTCCTCACCCCTACGAGTTCGCTCTCTATTACGATTGCTAA
- a CDS encoding class I SAM-dependent methyltransferase, with amino-acid sequence MADLLTQAAYTAFQLGKSNFALAHKNAANQVRKFINPSSQPPIQPLSPNILQLIQQKYQQLLETDWQDAQSGIYPPDLLFDNPWEDFLPTYAAIWQDMPQVWDRALQKNYQDFPPDIDTEGYPKYYLQNFHHQTDGYLSDKSAALYDLQVELLFNGMGDAMRRRVLAPLKQGLTEAFPPKPLRILDVASGTGRTLKFIRAALPQASLFGIDLSPAYLRKATRLLSEIPGELPQLVQGNAEEMPYRDNYFHGITSVFMFHELPAPVRMQVIAECFRVLQPGGVFVICDSIQVIDSPELQVMMENFSTMFHEPYYQNYINDNLVERLEKAGFEQITNQSHFVSKYWIARKPKSGADL; translated from the coding sequence ATGGCCGACTTGCTCACTCAAGCAGCCTATACAGCTTTTCAGCTCGGTAAAAGCAACTTTGCCTTAGCTCACAAAAATGCTGCCAATCAGGTTCGGAAGTTTATCAACCCAAGTTCCCAGCCACCAATTCAACCTCTTTCTCCCAATATTTTACAGCTAATCCAGCAAAAATATCAGCAACTCCTAGAAACCGACTGGCAAGATGCCCAAAGCGGCATTTATCCCCCCGATTTACTATTCGATAACCCCTGGGAAGACTTCTTGCCAACCTATGCAGCCATTTGGCAAGATATGCCCCAAGTCTGGGACAGAGCCCTACAGAAAAACTATCAGGATTTCCCCCCAGATATTGATACAGAAGGTTATCCCAAATACTACCTGCAAAACTTCCACCACCAAACCGACGGCTATTTAAGCGATAAGTCTGCCGCTTTGTACGACTTGCAAGTAGAACTGCTGTTTAACGGCATGGGGGATGCCATGCGGCGGCGGGTTTTGGCTCCTTTAAAGCAAGGTTTAACCGAGGCATTCCCCCCCAAACCTCTGCGCATTCTCGATGTGGCTTCCGGTACTGGTCGCACCCTGAAATTTATCCGTGCCGCTTTACCCCAAGCCTCTTTATTTGGCATTGATTTATCCCCCGCTTACTTGCGCAAAGCCACTCGTTTATTATCGGAAATTCCCGGAGAATTGCCGCAACTGGTACAAGGTAATGCCGAGGAAATGCCTTATCGAGATAACTATTTCCACGGCATTACTTCGGTGTTTATGTTTCACGAATTACCGGCACCCGTGCGCATGCAGGTAATTGCTGAATGCTTCCGTGTGCTGCAACCCGGTGGCGTTTTCGTGATTTGTGATTCGATTCAGGTGATTGATTCTCCAGAATTACAAGTGATGATGGAAAATTTCTCTACCATGTTCCACGAACCGTATTATCAAAACTACATTAATGATAATTTGGTGGAGCGTTTGGAAAAGGCTGGATTTGAGCAAATTACTAACCAAAGTCATTTTGTGAGCAAGTATTGGATAGCTCGCAAGCCTAAATCGGGGGCTGATTTATAA
- a CDS encoding DUF4278 domain-containing protein: MLWLFAIIGAIGLVVIFNLCKTTATDIAYIAASILLLGFVISLVVAPWQVKLFLLVLIFLTNMRRDTDTVETEPKTPDQEQQDAATAAKLQLSYRGEKYEVNTPPVELTEDEVVGKYRGQLVKSHQVKNCAANPNCEITYRGAKITRHVINTAEANQAILDSFASQENFINAGIINAKASEAIAPTS; this comes from the coding sequence ATGCTTTGGTTGTTCGCAATCATCGGAGCGATCGGTCTCGTCGTCATATTTAATCTTTGCAAAACCACCGCCACGGACATTGCCTACATAGCCGCATCAATTTTGCTGCTAGGATTTGTCATCAGTTTAGTAGTAGCACCTTGGCAGGTAAAATTATTCCTCCTGGTGTTAATCTTCCTCACCAATATGCGGCGGGATACCGACACAGTAGAAACCGAGCCAAAAACACCAGATCAAGAGCAGCAAGACGCAGCGACAGCAGCAAAACTACAACTAAGTTATCGGGGGGAAAAATACGAAGTCAACACGCCACCCGTAGAATTAACCGAAGATGAAGTCGTGGGCAAATATCGGGGGCAACTTGTGAAAAGCCATCAAGTAAAAAACTGCGCTGCTAACCCTAACTGCGAAATCACATATCGCGGGGCCAAAATTACCCGGCATGTCATTAACACGGCTGAGGCTAATCAGGCGATTTTAGATAGTTTTGCCTCCCAAGAGAACTTCATCAATGCTGGGATAATCAATGCGAAAGCATCTGAGGCAATAGCACCTACATCCTAA
- the metK gene encoding methionine adenosyltransferase gives MSRKYLFTSESVTEGHPDKICDQISDAILDALLTEDSSSRVAAEVVVNTGLVLITGEITSKAHVNYVDVARKKIAEIGYTDAENGFSANSCSVLVALDQQSADIAQGVDTAQETRDGASEERLDSIGAGDQGLMFGFACNETPELMPMPIALAHRIARRLAAVRKTGLLPYLRPDGKTQVTVVYEDGKPVGIDTILISTQHAPTIGDITDNAAVQAKIKEDLWTSVVIPAFVGMNVQPDDQTRFLVNPTGKFVIGGPQGDSGLTGRKIIVDTYGGYSRHGGGAFSGKDPTKVDRSAAYAARYAAKNIVAAGLADKCEVQLSYAIGVARPVSMMIDTFGTGKVDEDKLLAVVQQHFELRPAGIIQAFNLQRLPGDRGGRFFQDVAAYGHLGRTDLDLPWEATDKAALLQQLLTPTAAAVV, from the coding sequence TTGTCTCGCAAATATCTTTTCACCTCGGAGTCCGTTACTGAAGGGCACCCGGATAAAATCTGTGACCAGATTTCTGATGCGATTCTGGATGCACTGCTGACGGAAGACTCCTCGAGCCGTGTTGCTGCTGAAGTGGTGGTAAATACTGGCTTGGTGTTGATTACGGGGGAAATCACTAGCAAAGCTCACGTGAATTACGTGGATGTCGCCCGGAAGAAAATCGCGGAAATTGGTTACACTGATGCAGAAAATGGTTTTTCTGCGAATAGCTGCTCTGTCCTGGTGGCTCTGGATCAGCAATCTGCCGACATCGCTCAAGGCGTTGACACGGCACAGGAAACTCGTGATGGGGCTAGTGAAGAGCGGCTGGACTCGATCGGAGCAGGGGACCAGGGTTTGATGTTCGGCTTTGCTTGCAATGAAACGCCGGAACTGATGCCAATGCCGATCGCTCTGGCTCACCGCATTGCTCGCCGTCTGGCGGCTGTGCGCAAAACTGGGCTGTTACCTTATCTGCGTCCTGATGGCAAAACCCAGGTGACGGTTGTCTATGAGGATGGCAAACCCGTCGGTATTGATACGATTCTGATTTCGACGCAACACGCACCGACGATCGGCGATATCACTGATAATGCGGCGGTCCAGGCTAAAATCAAAGAAGACCTCTGGACTTCTGTGGTGATTCCGGCTTTTGTGGGGATGAATGTGCAGCCGGATGACCAAACCCGGTTTTTGGTGAACCCTACGGGCAAGTTTGTCATCGGCGGTCCTCAAGGGGATTCGGGTCTGACGGGACGTAAAATTATTGTGGATACTTACGGCGGCTACTCTCGCCACGGTGGCGGTGCTTTTTCTGGGAAGGACCCGACGAAGGTTGACCGCAGTGCTGCTTATGCGGCGCGTTATGCGGCGAAAAATATTGTGGCGGCTGGTTTGGCGGACAAGTGCGAGGTGCAGTTGAGTTACGCGATCGGCGTGGCTCGTCCGGTAAGTATGATGATTGATACTTTCGGCACCGGCAAGGTTGATGAAGATAAGTTGCTGGCGGTGGTGCAGCAGCATTTTGAACTGCGGCCAGCGGGCATTATCCAAGCATTTAATTTGCAGCGGCTTCCGGGCGATCGGGGCGGGCGCTTTTTCCAAGATGTGGCGGCTTATGGGCACTTGGGCCGCACTGATTTAGATTTACCTTGGGAAGCAACGGATAAAGCCGCTTTGCTCCAACAGTTGCTGACTCCCACGGCGGCGGCTGTGGTGTAG
- a CDS encoding HAD family hydrolase, with protein MATIQCRDVRFENIAGVIFDKDGTLANGSDYWLNLGRKRARLVDAVVPGVGEPLSMAFGIDGDRMDPMGLLAVGSRRENEIAAAAYIAETGRGWLASLEMARQAFAEADAMLQGSPAPLFPGCGAVIKSLAAAGLKLGILSADTTVRVRDFARFHQLDSDIQLLMGVDGGVIGKPDPSLFLAACESLGVAPGVTLMVGDSPADMQMANNAGAAGCIGIRWGVSGGGDVPGAGVTIASLDEMKIIS; from the coding sequence TTGGCGACAATTCAATGCCGGGATGTGAGATTTGAAAACATTGCTGGGGTGATTTTTGATAAAGATGGCACTCTGGCTAATGGTTCAGATTATTGGCTGAATCTGGGGCGCAAGCGGGCTCGCTTGGTGGATGCGGTGGTTCCGGGGGTGGGTGAGCCTCTGAGTATGGCTTTTGGCATTGATGGGGATAGGATGGACCCTATGGGTTTGCTGGCGGTGGGCAGTCGCCGGGAAAATGAAATTGCGGCGGCTGCTTATATCGCGGAAACGGGGAGGGGGTGGTTGGCTTCTCTGGAGATGGCTCGCCAAGCGTTTGCGGAGGCGGATGCGATGCTGCAAGGTTCTCCGGCACCTTTGTTCCCTGGCTGTGGGGCGGTGATTAAGTCTTTGGCGGCTGCAGGGCTGAAATTGGGGATTTTGTCGGCGGATACGACGGTTCGGGTGCGAGATTTTGCCCGCTTTCACCAGCTAGATTCTGATATTCAGTTGCTGATGGGGGTGGATGGGGGCGTTATTGGCAAGCCGGATCCGTCTTTGTTTCTTGCGGCTTGTGAGTCGTTGGGTGTGGCTCCGGGGGTAACTTTAATGGTGGGGGATTCGCCTGCGGATATGCAAATGGCTAATAATGCTGGGGCTGCAGGCTGTATCGGTATTCGTTGGGGAGTGAGTGGCGGGGGTGATGTACCAGGAGCTGGGGTGACGATCGCCTCTCTCGATGAGATGAAAATTATCTCCTGA
- a CDS encoding 30S ribosomal protein S1 translates to MVNQKQLVKEIGFTHEDFAALLDKYDYHFSPGDIVPGTVFSIEPRGALIDIGAKTAAYIPIQEMSINRVDAPEEVLQSNETREFFILTDENEDGQLTLSIRRIEYMRAWERVRQLQTEDATVRSQVFATNRGGALVRIEGLRGFIPGSHISTRTAKEDLVGQELPLKFLEVDEDRNRLVLSHRRALVERKMNRLEVGEVVIGTVRGIKPYGAFIDIGGVSGLLHISEISHDHIDTPHSVFNVNDEVKVMIIDLDAERGRISLSTKQLEPEPGDMVKNRDLVYDKAEEMAAKFREQMMAKQQGVTVQPEALSAEEEPPAAVAPEEEEAIVSAVEE, encoded by the coding sequence ATGGTCAATCAGAAACAACTCGTTAAAGAAATTGGCTTTACTCACGAAGATTTCGCCGCCCTACTGGACAAGTACGATTATCACTTCAGCCCAGGAGATATTGTCCCCGGCACGGTATTCAGTATAGAGCCGAGGGGGGCTCTGATTGACATCGGTGCCAAAACAGCCGCTTATATCCCGATTCAGGAAATGTCAATCAACCGGGTTGACGCCCCCGAAGAGGTGCTGCAATCTAATGAAACCCGGGAATTTTTCATCCTCACGGATGAAAATGAAGATGGCCAGTTAACTCTGAGTATCCGCCGCATTGAATATATGCGCGCTTGGGAACGGGTGCGCCAACTGCAAACGGAAGATGCTACCGTGCGCTCTCAAGTATTCGCCACGAACCGTGGGGGTGCTTTGGTCAGGATTGAAGGTTTGCGCGGCTTTATCCCAGGCTCTCACATCAGCACTCGCACGGCAAAAGAAGATTTGGTGGGCCAAGAGTTGCCCCTCAAGTTCTTGGAAGTGGATGAGGACCGTAATCGTCTTGTCCTGTCTCACCGCCGCGCTTTGGTCGAGCGGAAGATGAACCGCCTGGAAGTGGGTGAGGTGGTTATCGGTACGGTGCGCGGTATCAAGCCTTATGGTGCTTTTATCGATATTGGTGGGGTCAGCGGTCTGCTGCACATTTCGGAAATTTCCCACGACCACATCGATACGCCTCATAGCGTTTTCAATGTCAATGATGAGGTGAAAGTGATGATCATTGACTTGGATGCGGAACGGGGCCGGATTTCTCTTTCCACTAAGCAACTGGAACCAGAACCTGGTGATATGGTGAAAAACCGGGATTTGGTTTATGACAAAGCTGAGGAAATGGCGGCTAAGTTCCGCGAGCAGATGATGGCGAAGCAGCAAGGTGTGACTGTGCAACCGGAAGCTCTGAGCGCTGAGGAGGAACCACCGGCAGCGGTGGCGCCTGAAGAGGAAGAGGCGATCGTCAGCGCTGTGGAAGAGTAA
- the nrdR gene encoding transcriptional regulator NrdR, with product MRCPFCQHTESRVLESRSSPSGHSIRRRRECLNCKRRFTTYEQIEFVPVTTIKRDGSREPFDRSKLLRGMVRACEKTGIELAQLEALADEIESQLQQRLMREVTSNEIGELVLSHLKGLSEVAYIRFASVYRKFQGIRDFVDTLNQLAETRSQLDAEATGRGGDGETGGERDRDDGEEYSQPPSPLAPLPPCSLA from the coding sequence ATGCGATGTCCATTTTGCCAGCATACAGAAAGTAGGGTTTTGGAGTCGCGATCGTCTCCATCGGGTCATAGTATCCGCAGGCGTCGAGAGTGCTTGAACTGTAAACGTCGATTCACAACTTACGAACAAATTGAGTTTGTCCCGGTGACCACCATCAAGCGTGATGGCTCTCGGGAACCGTTCGATCGCTCTAAATTACTGCGGGGGATGGTGCGCGCTTGCGAAAAAACTGGTATTGAATTAGCACAACTCGAAGCTCTCGCTGATGAAATCGAATCCCAGTTACAACAGCGGCTGATGCGAGAGGTGACTAGCAATGAAATTGGTGAGTTGGTGCTTTCCCACCTCAAAGGACTTAGTGAAGTGGCATATATCCGCTTCGCCTCCGTTTATCGGAAATTTCAAGGCATCCGTGATTTTGTCGATACTTTAAATCAGCTCGCTGAAACCCGCTCCCAACTGGACGCGGAGGCGACGGGGAGAGGGGGTGATGGGGAGACGGGGGGAGAAAGAGACAGGGACGATGGGGAAGAATATTCACAACCCCCCTCCCCCCTTGCGCCTTTGCCCCCTTGCTCCCTTGCCTGA